From the Kitasatospora atroaurantiaca genome, the window ATCTCGTCCTCGACGAAATCGCTCTCCATCAGAATGCCGATGCGCCTGCCGGTGAGGCGCTCCGGCCGGAGCGGCGTGTGCTGGGTCATTGCGGTGTCCTCGAATCGTGTCGGTCAGACGCTGCTGAGCACCCCGGCCGGCGCGGGCTGCCGTACCACCACGCTGCGGATCCGGGGCGCCCCGGCCTGCAGCACCACCCACCAGGCCTGGTGGGCGGAGCCGAGGCCGGGGGGCGCCGGGGCGTCCGTGATGGTCACCTGGGCGTGGATCGGGGAGGCCAGGCGGATCCGGACGTCACCGCCGACCGGCCGCGCATCGGCCAGGCTCCGGGCGCCGGACTCGCGGTACCAGGTCTGGAACTCCCCGACACCGCGCAGGGTTCGGTCGGGCAGCTCCAGGAGCAGGCCGTTGGCCAGGTGGGGCAGCAGCTCGTCCATGGGCGCCTGGCGGGCGAGCGCCGTGCTCCAGTGGTCGACAAGCCGGCGGACGCTGTGGACCGTGAGTACGGACCGGGCGCGGGCTGAGGTCATGGGGGTGCCTTCCTCCGATGAGCGGTGGGCCGGGGCGGGTCAGTCGGTCGCCAGGTCGATCAGGTAGGGGCCGTCGTGGCCGAGCATCGCCTCGACGGCATCCTCGACCTGCGAGGGCTTGTCCACCCGCCGGCCGGCCACGCCCAGGGACGCCGCCAGCCCGGTGAAACCGATCTCGGGACGGGACAGGTCGAAGGCGGCCGGCCGGGCGTGGGGGGCGATGCCGAGCTCGTTCCAGTACTGATCGATGTTGAGGTCGAGCAGTCGGTAGCGGCGGTTGTTGCAGACGACGAACTTGGCGTCGATCCCGTAGCGGGCCGCCGTCCAGAGGGCCTGGAAGGTGTACATGCTGCCGCCGTCGCCCGTGAAGCCGACCACCGGCAGGTCGGGACGCGCCAGCTTGACGCCCAGGGCTCCGGGAATCCCGACGCCGAGCGAGCCGCCCCTGGTCTGGAAGAACCGGCCCGGTGCCCGTGGCGGCAGGAACTTCGCCAGCGCGCCCGAGGCGGTGAGCGCCTCGTCGAACACGGCGAGATCGGCCGGAGCGCGTTCGGCGAGCACCCGGACGAACCGCTCCAGCACCGAGCCGTCGTCCGATGCGGACGGCAACGCCCGGCCGGCCGGTGGCAGCGGCTCGGCCGCGTGCGGCGGCCGGCGGCGGTCCAACTCGTCGGCCAGTGCCGCCAGGGTGAGCTTGGGGTCCGCGACCAGGCCGAGTTCCACCGGGAAGTTCTTGGCGATCTCGTAGGCGTCCAGGTCGATGTGCACGATCCGCGCACCCTCCCGGAACGGGCTCGCCAGTGACGGGAACACCTCGGGGAAGACGTACGTGCCGAGTATCAGCACGGCGTCCGCCTCCCGGACCACCCGGGCGCTGTCGGCCCCGAACATGTGGCCCAGCTGGCCGCCGTAGAGCGGATGGGTGGTGTCGAAGTTGAACTCCGAGGAGTTCACCCCCCACACCGGCGCCCTCAACTGCTCGGCGACCCGGGTGAGTTCACTCTGCGCACCGGAGGCGGCGACCCCGTCACCCATCAGGATCAGCGGTCGCTCGCCGGCCCGCAGCGCCTCGGCGGCCTGCTCCACCAGACCGGCCGCCGGCGCCACCCGGGTGTCCGGGATCGTGGTGGGCAGCGCCGGCTCCGTGGTGATCTGGTCGAGCACGTCGGCCGGCAGGACGACCACGACGGGGCCGCGCGGCGGCGTCATGGCGATCTTGACGGCGCGGCGCAGCACGCGCAGGGTCGACGCCGGATCGAGCACCCGGGTGGCGTACTTGGTCACCGGCCTGGCCATCGAGACCAGGTCGGCGGCCATCTGCGCGTCCATCGAGTCGTAGCGGACCCCGGCCTCGCCCACCAGCACGACCAGCGGCGATCCGCCGCGCTTGGCCTGGTAGAGCATGCCGATCCCGTTGCCCAGGCCGACCCCGCTGTGGAGCTGGACCAGGGCGGGCCGCTGAGCAGCCCGTGCGTAGCCGTCCGCCATGCCCACCGCGACGCCTTCGTGCAGGGCCAGCAGATAGGACAGGCCGGAGCGGCCGCCCTCATCCAGGAAACCCTGCTCGACGGTGCCCGGATTGCCGAACATATAGCCGATGCCGTCGGCCGCGAACTGCTCGTAGATTGCGGTCTTCCCTGGCCTCGCTCGCATCTCAGCTCTCCTTTCCGGTCTTCAACGAATCTGACGGAGCGTTACCAGCCGTAGCGGCGCAGCCCGTTCTCCAGGACCTGTACCAGCAGCTCGCCGGCCGGAACGGAGTCCGGTGTGGACCTGGCGGTGAGATACGGGAAGTCGACGATCACCGAGGTCTCCTTGCCGACGTTGCCGTGGAAGGCCCCGTCCGGGCCGGTGGCGTCGCGCAGGATGTACTCCAGCGGGTACGGCGGCGGACCCATGTTGAAGTTCACGCCGATGAATCCCGTGCCGTCCTTGTAGTCGTACTCCTTCGGGTGGCCGGTGACGTGCTTGCCCCACAGCAGGCTTGCGCGGGTCTCGAGGTCACGGGCGAAGGCGAGGACGGCCACGCCGTAGCACTCGGCCAGGATGGGCTTGTCGGCGGCGGCGAAGGCGAGCACGACCTCGTGCAGCCGCTCGTTGTTCGCCAGGTCCACGATGGGGCCGCTGCCGCCGACGATGACCAGCGCGTCGAACCCGGCGATCAGGTCGCCCACCCCGGAGGCGAGCCGGCGGTGGTAGTCCTCGAGCTCGCGCAGGTGGTTGAGCGAGCTGTAGTACGGGCGCTCGGGGATGAGGTCCTGCAGGCTGAGCGGGTTGTCCAGCCGGCTCGACTCGTCCAGCTCGCGGGCCCTGCGGGCCATGTCCCGCGTGGTCACGGACCGGCCCAGCGGCGGGTCGATGTAGTCCGCGTCCAGGCTCGGCGGCAGAGCGCGGGCGCGCTTACCGGTGGGGGTGGCGAAGGTGATGCGGTAACCCTGGGCGTCGAGTGCGTCGACCGGGCCGACCAGCTCCTCTCCCCAGTAACCGAATTCGGAAAGTACCACCAGGATTCGTTTCGACACCGATACCTCCAGGGCTGTCTGCGGTGCGATTTCCGCTCTCTCGGATGTCTTCCGATGGCCGACGGGTGAATTCGCCGGCCGAGCAGGACCGAGTCAACCCGTGGGCCCGGTAGGGCAGCAAGGGATGAGCGGAACGCAGGTGCCACTTGTGGAAGTTGACTGAATTGCCGAGGGAGCGGCTGGCCCGGTTGCGACTAATTCCCCGGCCTCGCACCGCGCTTGCGACTTCACGGAGTCTCCACAGTGCGCCGACAGTTCCGGTAGGAACTTCCCTCCCCGTCACCCGCTCCACATGATGGCGATACCACTGGAGAAGAGGTGACGGACCATGATTGGTCGGTTGGTCATTGATGATGTGTCCCCCGCGGTGAGCGGTGGCCGATACCCGGCCCGGGCTGTCGTGGGAGAACACATACCGATTGAAGCCACGGTCTGGCGCGAGGGGCACGACGCCCTGGCAGCCTCGGTGATCTGGCGTCGCGCGGACGAGGAAGCTCCCGGAGCCGCCCTGCCGATGTCCCTCGCGGACGCCGGCCTGGACCGCTGGAAGGCGACGGTGATCCCCGACGGCCCGGGCCTGTGGACCTACCGGGTCGACGCCTGGAGCGACCCCTGGGCGAGCTGGCGACGAGCCGTCAGCGCCAAGCTGGACGACGGCCAGGGGGCCGAGGCACTCGCCAACGACCTGGAGACCGGCGCCCGGCTGCTGGAGCGGTACGCACGACGGGCCGACCCCGGCCACCGGCCGCGCCTGCTGCGGGCCGCCGGCCGGCTGCGCGACGACCGGGCCCCGCTGGCGCAGCGCGTCTCGGACGCTCTGCACGAGGAGACCGCCGAGATCGTGGCCCGGAGTCCGTTACGAGACCTGCTCACCCGGGGGGTTCCCCACCAGATCTGGGTGGACCGCCCACTGGCCCTCGCGGGTGCATGGTACGAACTGTTCCCCCGGTCGACCGGCGGCCGGAACGCTGCGGGGAACCCCGTCCACGGGACGTTCGCCACGGCGGCCGCGGACCTGCCCCGGATCGCGGACATGGGCTTCGACGTGGTCTACCTGCCACCGATCCACCCCATCGGCAGGACCCATCGCAAGGGCCCCAACAACGCCCTGACGGCCGGCGTCGGGGACGTCGGCTCCCCTTGGGCCATCGGCTCCGAGGAAGGGGGCCATGACGCGGTGCACCCGGACCTCGGCACCATCGAGGACTTCGACGCCTTCGTCGCCAGGGCACGGTCCCTGGGCCTGGAGGTCGCGCTCGACCTCGCCTTCCAGTGCTCCCCGGACCACCCCTGGGTCCGCGAGCACCCCGAGTGGTTCACCACCCGGCCGGACGGCACCATCGCCTTCGCGGAGAACCCGCCCAAGGCGTACCAGGACATCTACCCGCTGAACTTCGACAACGACCCGGCCGGCCTGTACGCGGAGCTCCTGCGGGTGGTGCTGTTCTGGGTCGGGCACGGGGTCACGGTCTTCCGGGTCGACAACCCGCACACCAAGCCGGTGGACTTCTGGCACTGGCTGATCGGGCAGGTCAAGGAACGCCACCCCGACGTGCTGTTCCTGGCCGAGGCCTTCACCCGCCCCGCCGTCCTCCAGGGCCTGGCGAAGGCGGGCTTCACCCAGTCCTACACCTACTTCACCTGGCGCACCGCCAAGCAGGAACTGACCGACTACCTCACCGAGTTGGTGGGCACCGTCGACTTCCTGCATCCCAACTTCTTCGTCACCACCCCGGACATCCTGCCCGAGCACCTGCAGCAGGGCAGCCCGGCGGCCTTCGCCCTGCGGGCGGCGCTCGCGGCCCTGCTCTCCCCGGCCTGGGGCCTCTACTCCGGGTACGAGCTCTACGAGCACCGGGCGCTGCACCAGGGCAGCGAGGAGTACCTGGACTCCGAGAAGTACGAGCTGCGCCCGCGCGACTGGGCGCGTGCGTCGGCCGAGGGGCGCAGTCTCCAGCCCTGGATCACCCGGCTGAACGGGCTGCGGCGCGAACACCCCGCGCTGCGCCGGTTACGCGGGCTGCGGTTCCACACCGTCGACAACGACGCGCTGATCGCCTTCTCCAAGCACGACCCCGCGACCGGCGACACCGTGCTGTGTGTGGTCACCCTCGATCCCGAGCAGGTCGAGGAGGGCGTACTGACCCTGGAACCGCCGCTGCCGGGCCTGGAGCCGGACGGCACCGTGAGTGCCCATGACGCGCTGAGCGGTGAGCCCGTGACCCTGGGAGACAGCACCCTCAAGATCGACCCGGCCGAGTCCGTAGCCAGGATCTTCACCTGGAACGGCCATGAGTGAGCCCACCGCCGGCGGCTTCATCGTCGAGCCCCGGTCCGAGGACTACGACAGTGCGCGGGTCATGCCGGTCGAGCCGGACTGGTTCAAGCGGGCGGTCTTCTACGAGGTGCTCGTCCGGTCCTTCTACGACAGCAACGCCGACGGCACCGGCGACCTCAAGGGGCTCACCGCCAAGCTCGACTACCTGCAGTGGCTCGGCGTCGACTGCCTCTGGCTGCCGCCGTTCTACGCCTCACCGCTGCGCGACGGTGGGTACGACATCAGCGACTACCGGGCGGTGCTCCCCGAGTTCGGCACCATCGACGACTTCGTGGAGCTCCTGGACGCCGCCCACGCCCGAGGCATCCGGGTGGTCACCGACCTGGTGATGAACCACACCTCCGACCAGCACCCCTGGTTCCAGGAGTCCCGGCGCCACCCGCAGGGCCCCTACGGCGACTTCTACGTGTGGGCGGACGACGACCGGGGCTACCCCGACGCCCGGATCATCTTCGTCGACACCGAGAGCTCGAACTGGACCCACGACCCGGTACGCGGACAGTACTTCTGGCACCGTTTCTTCAGCCACCAGCCGGATCTCAACTACGACAATCCGCGGGTCCAGGACGCGATGCTGGACGTGCTGCGGTTCTGGCTCGACCTCGGCATCGACGGCTTCCGGCTGGACGCCGTGCCGTACCTGTTCGTCGAGGAGGGCACCAACGGCGAGAACCTCCCCCGTACCCACGCCTTCCTGAAGCTGGTACGCAAGGTCGTCGACGACGAGTACCCCGGCCGGGTGCTGCTGGCCGAGGCGAACCAGTGGCCCGCCGACGCGGTGGAGTACTTCGGCGACCCGGACGGCGGCGGTGACGAGGCCCATATGGCCTTCCACTTCCCGCTGATGCCCCGGATCTTCATGGCGCTGCGCCAGGAGGACCGGCGGCCCGTCTCCGAGGTCCTCGCCCGTACACCCCCGATCCCGGCCGGCAGCCAGTGGGGCATCTTCCTGCGCAACCACGACGAGCTGACGCTCGAGATGGTGACCGAGGAGGAGCGCGCGTACATGTACGCGCAGTACGCCAAGGACCCGCGGATGCGCGCCAACCTGGGCATCCGGCGCCGGCTGGCCCCGCTGCTGGACAACGACCGCAACCAGATCGAGCTGCTCACCGCGCTCCTGCTCTCCCTGCCGGGCTCGCCGGTCCTGTACTACGGGGACGAGATCGGCATGGGGGACAACATCTGGCTGGCCGACCGCGACGGCGTCCGTACACCCATGCAGTGGACGCCCGACCGCAACGCCGGTTTCTCCGCCGCCAACCCGGGCCGACTGGATCTGCCCGTGGTCATGGACCCCACCTTCGGCCACGCAGCGGTCAACGTCGAGGCCCAGACCGCCGTCGAGTCCTCCCTGCTGCACTGGACCCGCAGGATGCTCGCGGTCCGGCGGCAGCACCCCGCCTTCGGGCTGGGGACCTTCGAGGAACTCGACACCGGCAACCCGACCGTGCTCGCGTACGCCAGGCGCCTGTCCCGTCCGGACGGGACGGGGGACCTCGTGGTGTGCGTCAACAACCTCTCGCGCTTCCCCCAGCCGGCCGGCCTCGACCTGGCCGGGGAGGCCGGCGCGGTGCCCGTGGAGCTCACCGGCGGGGTGCCCTTTCCCGCCGTCACCGAGGAGCCCTACCAACTGGCCCTGGGCGGCCACGGGTTCCTGTGGTTGTCAATCCGGACCGCTGAGGAGACGTCATGACCGCGTTGGACACGATCGGGCGACTCTCGGGGCTCGACAGCGCCCTGGAGGCCTGGCTGCCCGGGCAGCGATGGTTCGCGGACAAGGGGCGGCCGCTGGAGCGGGTCTCGGTCCGCCAGGTCCTCCCCTTCAGCGACCCGGTCGGGGCGGACGAGCCGGCCGGTGTGATCGCCGTGGTGCGCGTGGAGTTCGCCGACGGCCGCCCGGCGGCCGACTACCAACTCCCGCTAGGGGTAGGCATGGTGACGCCCGCCGTCCCGGGTTCGTCGGTCATCGCGAAACTGCCCGGAGGAGTGGTCCACGACGCGCTGGCGGACCCCGGGCTGGTCGGCCGGCTGGTCCGCCGGATCGCGGCCGACGAGGACGGACCGGGGCTGCGGTTCGAGGCCGAGCCGCCCGGATTCCAGCCGCCATGGCATGCCCTGAAGGTGCGCCGGCTCGCGGTGGAGCAGAGCAACAGCTCGGTGGTGGTCGACGAGCGGTACGTGCTGAAGATCATCCGAAAGCTCGTCCCGGGAACCAATCCCGACCTGGAGCTGCAGCGCATGCTCAGGGGCGCCAAGTCCCCGCATGTCCCGAGGCTCCTGGGAGCCGTCGAAGGTCGACTCGACGGGGCCCCGGCGACGCTGGCCGTCCTGCAGGAGTACGCCCCGGCCGCCTCCGAGGGCTGGCAGCTGGCACTGGACAGCGTGCGCGAGCTGCTCGGCGGCGAAGCCCGCCCTGATCGGGCCGCCGACTTCGCCGCCGAGGCCGCGAGCCTCGGCGAGACCGTGGCGGCGGTGCACGGTGAACTGGCCGCGACCGGAGGGACCGTACCGTTGCGCCGCGCGGATCTCGCGCGGATCGCGGGCAGTATGACCACCCGGCTGGACTCGGCGCTCGACGCCGTTCCGGAACTGGCGGAGCATGAAAGGGAATTACGCGCCGCCTTTGCCGCCGTGGCGGATCTCCCGCTGGAAATGGTGGGGGCGGCGCAGCGAATCCATGGTGATCTGCACCTGGGCCAGGCCCTGCGAACCACAGCTCGCTGGCTGATTATCGACTTCGAAGGAGAACCGGGCGCAGCGCTGTCCGAACGCCTGGCCAGGTATTCGCCCGCCAGGGATGTCGCCGGCATGCTCCGTTCCTTCGAGTATGCGGCGTACCACCAGCTCAACCAGATCGCCGTCGGCAGGGCTATCGACAATCCGGCGGCTCGCGCCGCGCAGTGGACGGCACGTAGCCAGGCCGCATTCTGCTCGGGTTATGCCGCGGTCACCGGGCGCGATCCGCGCTGCGACGGAGCACTCCTGACGGCCTACCAGCTGGACAAGGCGGTGTACGAGCTGCGCTATGAAACGCGTCACAGGCCGGCCTGGGCCTGGATTCCGCTGGGCGCCATCGGGCGCCTGCTGGCCGAGGCGGTCCGGTAAAGCCTGGTCAAAGCTCTCGGGGTAGGGCGCGGGCCGACCGGCGGGTGCTTGTCTACTGAGGAGTACTCGAGTGCATCATTGCGCCTGATCCAGGGGAGGATAGGCCGGTGGCCAGGTTGAACCCCGTCGCCCCACGCCTGGGGGACCTTCCTGCTCGGACGTCCTGCGCAGGCCTGAGACCCGGACCGCTCAGACGGCGCCGCCGCCCGGGCGGCGGTCGGCATGCCATGGCAGGGATCTGACGGACGCCCGGCGGGCCTCACCGCCCGTCGGGCGCCGCGGCGGCGGCCCGTGCACCCTGCCTGGATTTCTCGAAAATCGTGACCGCGCACGCATTCGGGCAAGTCGGCTCGAATGCTGGGCGGCATTTTCTTCAATTCAATGTATGTATACGCTCTATTTGGCCGAGCGACTACGTTAAGTGTGTATTGCCCGGCACCTGCCCCGGTAGGTAACCATGGGAACATCGGTTACGAAGTTACTGACGTGCATCGGGGGTAAAGGTGTCCGTGGAATCAGATGTGGTTGTATCTCTTCCCGCCTACGACAATGTATCCGCATTCGCTGCCGAAGTCTTCAGATCAATGTCGCGCGCCGATCAGCGGCGGTGGGCCGAGGTCTATCTTCGTGGCCTGCTGCTGGCCGACGGCAAGAAGTCCGTCCGTCGTATAGCGGAGAGCGTGCCGATCTTCCACGCGAACCAGTCGCTGCAGCAGTTCATCAACCAGAGCCCCTGGGACTGGGAGCCCGTGCGGGCCCTGATCGCGCAGCGCATCGAGCATGCGAAGCACCCCCGGGCCTGGGTCATCGAGCGGGTCGTCATCCCCAAGCGCGGCGAGCGCTCGGTCGGTGTGCAGCGGCGCTTCGTGCCGGAGGTGGGGCGCACCGTCAACAGCCAGCTCGCCCTGGGCATCGCGCTCGCCTCGGAGTCGGCGAGCGTGCCGGTCAACTGGCGGATCTCGCTGTCCGGGAGGTGGGGGAAGGACCCGGAGCTCCGGGGGGCGACCTACATCCCGGAGCCGGTGGCGGGCAAGCCGGAATGGGTGGAGGTGGCCGAGATGGTGGAGGAGATGGCCCTCCGGTGGAAGCTGTCCCCGGTGCCCGTCGTGGGTGACGTCCGGCATTTCTCCGACGTCACCCGGCTGCTGACCCGCATGGCGAACAGGGGGGTGGGATTCTCCGTCCAGGTGGACGGTTCCTTCCCCGTGATGGGGACCGACTATCTCACCTCCCTGCCGAATCACGACGCTGCTCCCCAGCTCAGCGACCCGCAGGCCGTGGTCACCATTCAGAGGCATCTGGGCGGCCTCGGGAAGCAGCTGCCGAAGGACTCGATGAGGACGCTCACCGGCACCGGTTCGCGGCGGGCCGGCCTGGTCTCCTCGCTCGCTCGAATACCGCCTCTTCGGGGCGACGGAAATCCCTCGCCCAAGGTTGTGAGGATTATCGGGGAACTGAGCCAGAAGGAGGGATTCGCCAGGTACTGGATCACCAACCTGACGCACCACCGACTCGACGAGGTGATGTCATTGACGCGATTAGCTCAGCGCAGCCGGGCGGAGATGCAGACGCTCGCGTCGGAATTCGGGCTGCGTGACTTCGAAGGACGCTCCTACCCGGGTTGGCACCATCACATGACCATGGTCTCCGCGGCGTTCGCGTACAGCGTGGTCGGCTGGGAGGGTGCGGTGGACGCGGCGATGAGCTCGTAGGCGGAACGCACTGCCTGTCGCTGTGCCGAGCGTGGCGGCAGGCGGCGCGTTCCGCCGTAAGCGGTCACCCGTCGATGACCGCTCGGGAGTACGGACCGGGGGCGCCGGTTCCGGCTGAGGACTCAATTACCCGCAGTTCGCCCAAACCTGATAAGAAGTCGGCGACGACCGCGGGGGCCGGTACGGAGGTCTGCCCATGTTCCCCTCGCGCCATGAAGGGGGAGACGTGCCGGACCACTCGTCCGTTGACAGTACGACCGTACTGATCGTCGGCGCCGGACCCGCGGGTCTGGTCCTGGGAAACCTGCTGAAGGCCGCGGGAGTCGACTGCCTGATCCTGGAACGGCAGAGCCGCGCCTACGTCGAACGCCGGGCGCG encodes:
- a CDS encoding maltokinase N-terminal cap-like domain-containing protein — encoded protein: MTALDTIGRLSGLDSALEAWLPGQRWFADKGRPLERVSVRQVLPFSDPVGADEPAGVIAVVRVEFADGRPAADYQLPLGVGMVTPAVPGSSVIAKLPGGVVHDALADPGLVGRLVRRIAADEDGPGLRFEAEPPGFQPPWHALKVRRLAVEQSNSSVVVDERYVLKIIRKLVPGTNPDLELQRMLRGAKSPHVPRLLGAVEGRLDGAPATLAVLQEYAPAASEGWQLALDSVRELLGGEARPDRAADFAAEAASLGETVAAVHGELAATGGTVPLRRADLARIAGSMTTRLDSALDAVPELAEHERELRAAFAAVADLPLEMVGAAQRIHGDLHLGQALRTTARWLIIDFEGEPGAALSERLARYSPARDVAGMLRSFEYAAYHQLNQIAVGRAIDNPAARAAQWTARSQAAFCSGYAAVTGRDPRCDGALLTAYQLDKAVYELRYETRHRPAWAWIPLGAIGRLLAEAVR
- a CDS encoding alpha-1,4-glucan--maltose-1-phosphate maltosyltransferase; the encoded protein is MIGRLVIDDVSPAVSGGRYPARAVVGEHIPIEATVWREGHDALAASVIWRRADEEAPGAALPMSLADAGLDRWKATVIPDGPGLWTYRVDAWSDPWASWRRAVSAKLDDGQGAEALANDLETGARLLERYARRADPGHRPRLLRAAGRLRDDRAPLAQRVSDALHEETAEIVARSPLRDLLTRGVPHQIWVDRPLALAGAWYELFPRSTGGRNAAGNPVHGTFATAAADLPRIADMGFDVVYLPPIHPIGRTHRKGPNNALTAGVGDVGSPWAIGSEEGGHDAVHPDLGTIEDFDAFVARARSLGLEVALDLAFQCSPDHPWVREHPEWFTTRPDGTIAFAENPPKAYQDIYPLNFDNDPAGLYAELLRVVLFWVGHGVTVFRVDNPHTKPVDFWHWLIGQVKERHPDVLFLAEAFTRPAVLQGLAKAGFTQSYTYFTWRTAKQELTDYLTELVGTVDFLHPNFFVTTPDILPEHLQQGSPAAFALRAALAALLSPAWGLYSGYELYEHRALHQGSEEYLDSEKYELRPRDWARASAEGRSLQPWITRLNGLRREHPALRRLRGLRFHTVDNDALIAFSKHDPATGDTVLCVVTLDPEQVEEGVLTLEPPLPGLEPDGTVSAHDALSGEPVTLGDSTLKIDPAESVARIFTWNGHE
- a CDS encoding IS701 family transposase, which codes for MVVSLPAYDNVSAFAAEVFRSMSRADQRRWAEVYLRGLLLADGKKSVRRIAESVPIFHANQSLQQFINQSPWDWEPVRALIAQRIEHAKHPRAWVIERVVIPKRGERSVGVQRRFVPEVGRTVNSQLALGIALASESASVPVNWRISLSGRWGKDPELRGATYIPEPVAGKPEWVEVAEMVEEMALRWKLSPVPVVGDVRHFSDVTRLLTRMANRGVGFSVQVDGSFPVMGTDYLTSLPNHDAAPQLSDPQAVVTIQRHLGGLGKQLPKDSMRTLTGTGSRRAGLVSSLARIPPLRGDGNPSPKVVRIIGELSQKEGFARYWITNLTHHRLDEVMSLTRLAQRSRAEMQTLASEFGLRDFEGRSYPGWHHHMTMVSAAFAYSVVGWEGAVDAAMSS
- a CDS encoding type 1 glutamine amidotransferase domain-containing protein, encoding MSKRILVVLSEFGYWGEELVGPVDALDAQGYRITFATPTGKRARALPPSLDADYIDPPLGRSVTTRDMARRARELDESSRLDNPLSLQDLIPERPYYSSLNHLRELEDYHRRLASGVGDLIAGFDALVIVGGSGPIVDLANNERLHEVVLAFAAADKPILAECYGVAVLAFARDLETRASLLWGKHVTGHPKEYDYKDGTGFIGVNFNMGPPPYPLEYILRDATGPDGAFHGNVGKETSVIVDFPYLTARSTPDSVPAGELLVQVLENGLRRYGW
- a CDS encoding thiamine pyrophosphate-binding protein, with the protein product MRARPGKTAIYEQFAADGIGYMFGNPGTVEQGFLDEGGRSGLSYLLALHEGVAVGMADGYARAAQRPALVQLHSGVGLGNGIGMLYQAKRGGSPLVVLVGEAGVRYDSMDAQMAADLVSMARPVTKYATRVLDPASTLRVLRRAVKIAMTPPRGPVVVVLPADVLDQITTEPALPTTIPDTRVAPAAGLVEQAAEALRAGERPLILMGDGVAASGAQSELTRVAEQLRAPVWGVNSSEFNFDTTHPLYGGQLGHMFGADSARVVREADAVLILGTYVFPEVFPSLASPFREGARIVHIDLDAYEIAKNFPVELGLVADPKLTLAALADELDRRRPPHAAEPLPPAGRALPSASDDGSVLERFVRVLAERAPADLAVFDEALTASGALAKFLPPRAPGRFFQTRGGSLGVGIPGALGVKLARPDLPVVGFTGDGGSMYTFQALWTAARYGIDAKFVVCNNRRYRLLDLNIDQYWNELGIAPHARPAAFDLSRPEIGFTGLAASLGVAGRRVDKPSQVEDAVEAMLGHDGPYLIDLATD
- the treS gene encoding maltose alpha-D-glucosyltransferase codes for the protein MPVEPDWFKRAVFYEVLVRSFYDSNADGTGDLKGLTAKLDYLQWLGVDCLWLPPFYASPLRDGGYDISDYRAVLPEFGTIDDFVELLDAAHARGIRVVTDLVMNHTSDQHPWFQESRRHPQGPYGDFYVWADDDRGYPDARIIFVDTESSNWTHDPVRGQYFWHRFFSHQPDLNYDNPRVQDAMLDVLRFWLDLGIDGFRLDAVPYLFVEEGTNGENLPRTHAFLKLVRKVVDDEYPGRVLLAEANQWPADAVEYFGDPDGGGDEAHMAFHFPLMPRIFMALRQEDRRPVSEVLARTPPIPAGSQWGIFLRNHDELTLEMVTEEERAYMYAQYAKDPRMRANLGIRRRLAPLLDNDRNQIELLTALLLSLPGSPVLYYGDEIGMGDNIWLADRDGVRTPMQWTPDRNAGFSAANPGRLDLPVVMDPTFGHAAVNVEAQTAVESSLLHWTRRMLAVRRQHPAFGLGTFEELDTGNPTVLAYARRLSRPDGTGDLVVCVNNLSRFPQPAGLDLAGEAGAVPVELTGGVPFPAVTEEPYQLALGGHGFLWLSIRTAEETS